The sequence below is a genomic window from Lolium perenne isolate Kyuss_39 chromosome 7, Kyuss_2.0, whole genome shotgun sequence.
TGATTTTCTTTGGGGCTGGGATGATCACACTGGCCAGCAGCATTTTGCAGCACTATATTTATGGTGTTATTGGAGAAAAGGCAATGATAAACCTAAGGGAGGCCCTCTTTTCATGTATGCCATATGACAACTTTCTTCTTGTCTTGTCAATATCTTGCAAGAGTTTTCATTGTTCACAATATGACAAGCTTTTATTTGAATATAATGCAGCTGTTCTCCGGAATGAACTTGGTTGGTTTGAAAAGCCAAAAAATGGCGTAGGATCTCTTACCTCACACATTGTCAGCGACACCTCAACAGTCAAGACCATCATATCTGATAGGATGGCAGTCATTGTGCAATGCATCTCTTCAATCCTGATAGCAACGACAGTTAGCATGTACGTCAACTGGAGGATGGGTTTAGTATCATGGGCAGTCATGCCATGCCATTTCATTGGCGGACTCATTCAAGCCAGGTCAGCTAAAGGATTCTATGGGGATGCTGCTATCGCCCACCAGGAACTTGTTTCCCTTGCTTCAGAGGCAGCGAGCAACATCCGAACCGTGGCATCCTTTGTTTATGAAGATGAAATAATTAAGAAAGCAGAACTGTCACTGCAAGAACCCCTGAGAATTACCAAGATTGAGAGCATGAAGTATGGGGTAATCCAAGGGATATCGCTCTGTCTGTGGAACATCGCACATGCAGTGGCACTTTGGTACACCACGGTTCTGGTTCAGAGAAAGCAAGCAACATTTGAGAACAGCATACGGTCATACCAGATATTCTCGCTCACAGTACCTTCCATCACAGAGTTATGGACCCTGATTCCCATGGTCATGTCAGCCATTACTATACTGAATCCTGCATTTGACATGCTTGACAGAGAGACACAAATTGTGCCAGATGAACCAAAAACGACAAGTGAAAACTGGATCGTCGGGAGAACTGAGTTTCAGCATGTGAGCTTCAACTATCCATCACGACCAGAGGTCACCATTCTGGATGGCTTCAATCTAGTCATCGAACCTGGCCAAAGAGTAGCACTGGTTGGCCCAAGTGGTGCAGGAAAATCATCTGTCCTGGCTCTACTATTGAGATTCTATGATCCTCACATGGGTACAGTACTAATTGACAACAAGAACATAAGAAACTACAATCTCAGATGGCTCAGGAAGCAAATTGGATTAGTTCAACAGGAACCAATTCTCTTCAATTCATCCATCAGAGATAACATTAGTTATGGAAGTGAAGAATCTTCAGAAACGGAAATCATACAGGCTGCCATGGACGCGAACATTCACGAGTTCATCAGTGGTCTGCCAGAAGGTTATGACACAGTTGTTGGAGACAAAGGAGGTCAGCTTTCAGGAGGGCAGAAGCAGCGAATAGCTATTGCAAGGACCGTACTAAAGAGGCCAGCCATTCTACTTCTTGATGAGGCAACTAGCGCACTTGATGGTGAGTCTGAGAGGGTGGTGATGAGTTCTTTAGGGGCCAAGGAGTGGAAGAACAGAGATGAGCAATcaagcaagattacaagtatcacGGTGGCGCATAGATTATCCACGGTCATAAACACAGACGTAATTGTCGTGATGGAGAAAGGAAAGGTGGTCGAACTTGGGGATCACCAAACATTGATATCTGCAGATGATGGTGTTTACTCAAGGCTGTTCCACTTGCAAAGCAACATGAAGGATTGATGTTCTATCTGATCAAGTCCAGTTGTAGCCAAGAGACCTAACTTAAGTAGTTAGGTGTTTTGTGAGGCTTTTCAGTATTGTTTAAATGCATTTTCTGTCAGTTGACAGACTGTAATAACATAGATATCTCTTCATATGTTGAAGATGCATAGTCAATGAGTTAAGAAATGAGTCACCCATCCTCCAAATTTGGGGGTGACATGGAAGCATAGGAACTCGTGTGTTTTTGAGGGTGCCCAGCCATCCATCCCACTTCTGCTGTCCAACATCAAAGAGGAGGTCTTTTCATGGGCAAAGGCTGGGGCGAAGAGACTACGAGTAGTTCTGCCATCCACCTGGGATGTGCACTGATTTTTTGTACCAAACAATGTATCCCACCTCCTAGGAGGTTGTAAACCTTATtctatcttttcaatgaaatgaagcgcaaaggtcctttgcgttttctcgaaaaaaaaactATCGGGTACATGCAGACAATCTTGAACTAACATGACTTTCGTATCAATTAGGAGATTCTAACAACCACATGTGGTACACTCAACTTATTACTCCTAGGCAGTACAACACTTGTCAACAGAGGCATACTACACCACCAGATTTGGGAGTTCAGGAATTTGGTACTGTGCTAGTTCCTCTGAAGACCCAGTATAATATGTTGTCGTGGTAATATTTTAAGTAGATAAGCATGCAACGAAGAACATGGTTGTATACAAATATCTTGATAACTTTTCTGGACAAATAACCTAAGAGGTGGACTTGGATGGAAACTACCTTACTTATAGGAACTGGTCCTAGCTCAGTTGGGtggggaagtggatgtacaatccTACCACCCCGGGTTTGAGTCCTCTTAGGAATCCTAGTGCAATTGATACCTGCTTCTCCTAGGAATCCACCATTTTTTAAAATGCCTACAGTACTAGACACCTTGATCTTGTCGACCTAATCTGTAATTTATTTTGCAGCAGACTTCAAAGATATTTAGCAGTGCATCGTGCATTTATACAAAGATGGTAGAAAGTTTTTTGTACCAAATTTGGAAGGAAATAGGGACATCTAAAGCAATATCAAATGCCTGTAGCATAGCTGGTAGAGTAGCTTTCACCAAGTGCCACTGCCAATCTGGAGTAGACTGCAGCTGGCCTAACTCTATGTAATTCGTAGATGAAAACAAAGTTGCCTCGTGTCCCCATATATTGGTTACAACAACAAAAGATTCATGCTCAGCGTTTCACCCAGAAACAAAAGattcattcttagtatttcacaaTGATGTGACTCCAGATGAATAATAAAATTCCACACGTCACTCACAACAAATATTTCATTTCTAGTGACTTATAATAAACAGGTTGATATGCTCGCGCCAGCAACACAGTTTTGATTGAAAGCATCAGCCGCTAAGGCCGATTCAATAAACTATTTTCATTTGATCCCATGACAAAGTAGTTCAAGAGATTATAATATAAACCTTGGGAGTAACAATTTTTCATCCTAACTTGTAGCTAGCCACATTGTTACCTGTTACCATATATATTACTCGGTGTTCTGGCTATTCTCCTGCAAACTATCTCAACTCTTGCAAATACAATGTCATTCATCCAAGAGAATGACTGCCATGTCGAATCGTGTAAATCCGAAAGTGCGGATGACAAGATAAACACATCATCGCCAGCACCCTCGGCACCAGAAAAACTGGCTGTGGATGAGCCTTTCCCGTTCTTTGGCCTACTTTGCTATGCCGATGCACTAGATTGGATGTTCATGGTGTTGGGGACCATGGGGTCCTTCGTGCATGGCATGGGGCCTTCGATGTCGTATTACATACTTGGGAAATCTGTCGACGCAGTTGGGAACAACTTAGGCAATCTGGACGCAATTGTCCATGCACTTTCTAAGGTAAATTCTATCCCGgattttaataagttatgatataTGTAACCCATTATTTGGTTTTTAGAAATGCCTTTTATTTTATTGGAGAAAACACTGTTGGTTATGCAATTGACAGTGTCTATTTTCGTTGTACTTGTTTGTAGTTAGTTCCATATATGTGGTTCTTGGCACTCATCACACTCCCTGCTGGAATAATTGGTGAGAGAAAACTTCTAGCTTTTCTATCTTTGATAATGATAATGTACATAAAGAATGAAAGTTATCCACCTATCCTGAAACAGAGCATAGTGGAGGTCTATGGAATTCTACGGAAATCTGAGAATCGCAAGGAACTAAAGTAGTTGACAATTATGAGCGTATGTGAAGAACAATATAATTACTTCGAGTCTTAGCAGAATAGCAAAACAAAGTGACTATTTGCATATATGATACTGATTGTTTTGAGAATATGTGAAGAACAACAGAACTAATAAAACCTGACATCATAGTTTTTCTGTATAGGAACATATATAATTATTCGTAAAGCAGCGTCATATCAATGTTTCAGTCAAATCAGATaggcgatgaactagagcttagtCCAAAGTGTTGGGGGATCAATTCAAATATTGGTGTACTTACAAAGAGGTAGCTCAGACAGTCAAACTGAATAGAATTTGATCAACTTTTTTTGTCACATAACCTTACCAGACATTATGTTATGTGTAGGACTATGCAATATTCACATAGATATATAATAGTATTATCTAAATAGTCAAGAGAGTTATTTAATTGGGAGAGAGATAAGATTAGAGTTAGAGGCTGAATCTGTATCCTTTAGATTATTATTTAGGGGTCAAGTAAGTCATCATACATAAAGGACTAGCATATAACAGATTTAATCAAGCAATAATAGAATATTTACCAATCTGTTATATCCCTCATTCCCCTCACGTAACCTATGTTCTACTCCCCAATCCCCAACCCCATGCAGTCCAACCATCCTCATGGCGGTAGTTAGTTAGTTACCCAGTTTGTTCCACATTATTCTAGTAGGCTGGTAGCCACATGAAGAAAACATGACAAAATATTTTACTTGAAGTTCACACAGTAGCAACACGTCACAACCAAAAGAAATGTGTAGAGAAAAAAAATGTTATGGTGGTAAAAGAGTGATTTCATAGTCATGACATTCCCCATTTAGCTACTTCTCCACATGCACCATAACAAGAGAACACCACATTGATGGGAACACAGGAAATATGAATAGCATTAGTATTGTTCCAATAAACTGTCTTACCTTCTAGCCACAACGACCCTGCTGCAGAAATTGCATGTTGGATGTATACAAGTCAGAGACAAATGACACGCATGCAGATGGCATATCTGAGATCAGTGCTCAGTCAAGATGTTGGAGCTTTCGACACTGACTTAACCACTGCGTACATCATGGCTGGAGCAACAAACCACATGAAGGTCATACAAGATGCAATTGGCGAGAAGGTATCAATTTGCATTTCAAAACATTAATTGTATGTTGCAGTAATTGCAACTGCAGCACAAAATGTGTGTTCGATAATAACAAACAGTATACATGGGCTTACTAATTTTTTCCCTCAGATGGGTCACTTTATCTCCAATTTCTCCACATTCTTAGTCGCAATCATTATCGCTTTTGTGTGCTGCTGGGAAGTGGgtatgatgtcattcttggttgtTCCGATGCTCCTTGTGATTGGAGCAACATATGCCAAAATGATGATTGGCATGTCGATCACAAGGATAGCTTTGGTCTCTGAAGCAACCTCAGTTGTAGAACAGGTACCTATGCAACTGAATGCACCATTAGAAGTTAAGTACTAAGTACATCTACCATATAAATATTTTAATGATACAAATACAATTGTGCACAGACTCTTTCACACATCAAGACTGTCTTCTCATTTGTTGGAGAAAACTCCGCAATGAGATCGTTCATCAAATGCATGGACAAGCAAGACAAGCTAAGCAAGAAAGAGGCAATGACAAAAGGACTAGGTTTGGGAATGTTACAGATTGCAACTTTCTGTTCGTACTCATTGACAGTCTATATTGGAGCAGTAGCGGTAACTGCAAGATCTGCGACAGCGGGTGAAACAATTGCTGCCGTCATTAACATCCTCTCCGCTGCAATGTAATACTGATAAATTATCTTTGTACCAATAAGCATATTAAAATGGTTAACCTAAGTTATAATTCTTCCAAGTGAAGTTGTCAGGGACCCAGAGCTGATATTTTAACCTGCTATTTCAGATATATCTCGAATGCAGCACCAGATCTCCAGGCCTTCAGCCAAGCTAAAGCTGCTGGTAAAGAAGTATTTAAGGTTATCAAAAGAAAACCGGCGATAAGTTATGAATCAGATGGAATAATCTTAGACAAGGTCACTGGAGATATTGAAATAAGAGAGGTGGAATTCACATATCCATCCCGTGAGGAAAACCCAATTCTTCAAGGATTCTCGCTAACTATACCAGCAGGCAAAGTTGTGGCTCTTGTGGGGAGCAGTGGATGTGGGAAGAGCACCGTGATTTCTCTGGTACAAAGGTTCTATGATCCTATATCAGGTAAGCTTCAAGGAAAGATTCATATCTTTTATGGGCTAAAGAGGCAACCTAGCCAAAATAAAAATATGGTGTTAGATATTAGGAATCATGTGACATTAGGAGACAAAAGAAAGACTTATGTATTAGGCAAGAATCAGTTTAGTTAGGAAGATACAGAGTTGGGGATAGAGTTTGTGTCTTCTGACACAAGCGAGTCACCTATATGAAGTGCTACGTTGCAACTCTGTGGATTAAGCAATGGAATAAGCAACATTCTCTAAGCGTAGAGCTGCTCTTCCCCGTCAGGGAAGTGGCCTGCCTGTCGCCTGGACGAGGGCCCTACCCCTGGTCCTCAGACCCCCCTGGTCCTCAGACCTTTACCCTATCCAAATTATCTAAATGTGGATCAAGGTCTTTAACACTATCTCTGCACAAATATTTCCTGATGTGTATGTTCTTCACTTCATGTGCTTCGTTATGTCCAGGAATTCTTGACTTTCCTATAATTTAAGGTTACAAACATAGAAATGAGATGATTGCACGTCAAACAGAATCTAGTTTTCCATCACAAAAAAGGAAGTGATTCATGGAgtaatttttcagtttttttttctcATGTTAGTAAGATGATGTAACCGTGCAGGTGACATTATTATCGATGGTCAAAACATTAAGGAACTCGATCTGAAGTCCTTGAGAAGAAATATAGGTTCCGTATCTCAAGAACCAGCACTATTTTCTGGTACTATCATGGATAACTTGAGAATTGGCAAAATGGATGCAACTGATGAAGAGATAACTGAAGCAGCAAAAACAGCTAATGTGCACTCTTTCATATCCAAActtccaaaccaatactcaactGAGGTAAGACTTCATATTCACAAATCAAAGACAAGTGAAAACTTCACATATATCTCTATTCTATTGTTATAAATCAAATAATTTGAAGTTAAAAGAAGATAGGTTTAAATAGACTTATAAAATGCAGACTACATTTTAACTTTTTAAGTTTGGCACAGATATACAGCTTTTTAGTTGTCCCTTGGGAAATTCATGAACTACTAAGCAATCAAGCAAGACAATAGCGACTTGTTACATAAAAATTGCCCATTCTACAGAAAAATAGTTACACGCCACATCTATATGGCAGTAAGCATCATTCCTATGCTTGTGAATCACTTCAGGTAGGAGAAAGAGGTGTGCAACTATCAGGTGGTCAGAAACAGAGAATAGCAATTGCAAGGGCTATTCTCAAAGATCCTCCAATTCTTCTTCTTGATGAAGCCACAAGTGCACTTGATTCAGAATCAGAGAAGCTAGTCCAGGATGCTCTTGACAGAGCTATGCAAGGGAGGACAGTTATCTTGATTGCTCACAGAATGTCAACAATAATAAATGCAGACAAGATTGTTGTTGTGGAGAATGGAAGAGTAGCTCAATCTGGAACACACGAAGAATTGCTGGAGAAAAGTACATTCTACTTGAGTGTATGCAATATGCAAAATCTAGAGAAGAAATCTAGCAAGAGTGAAGAAAGGTAAATGCAATCAATTGAACTCTTCTTTCACACTTTATATTGTTCACTTAGGGAAGCCATGATCGGAATGTACATGTGCAATTATGAACAAATAGTATATGATGACATACATGCCAGAAGATGCAAGAGTGAACTGCAACTAGACCAGTGATATCTAATTTGGTTACCTGGAATAGAAGTATAGTTTAGTCACTTGTTCATTTTGATTTGTGAAACAGATTTACTGATCAAGGAGCAGAACAAGACACTGAAACATACAAAGAACACTCCTTCACTGCTCATGAACAAGAGAAGAAACCAGAACCCACCACAAAGCAACCAAAGCAAGGGGTCAGAAAGAGAACATCTGCTTTCAACAGGATATTCCTCGGAACTATGAAACTAGTACCACAAAAGGTTCTGCTGGGCTCCACAGCAGCAGCAATCTCCGGGATCTCAAGGCCTCTATTTGCTTTCTACATCATGACAGTTGGCATAGCATACCTCGATCCAGATGCAAAGAGAATGGTCAGCAAATACTCAATAATTTTGTTCCTTATTGGGATGTCAACGTTCTTTAGTAACATCTTCCAGCACTATATCTATGGCCTGGTCGGCGAAAAGGCAATGAACAACCTAAGGGAGGCCCTGTTTTCAGGTATGGCCCTTACAAAGTAACAAGTTGCATTATAAAGAGTATATTGTTGCTGTTCATAGTGTAACAGCGATTCTCTAAAATAAATGCAGTTGTCCTTCGGAACGAAATAGGCTGGTTTGAAGAATCAAAGAACAGTGTCGGCTTCCTGACCTCACGTGTTGTCAGTGACACCTCCATGATTAAAACAATTATATCTGATCGAATGGCTGTTATTGTTCAATGCATCTCCTCAATTTTGGTTGCAACAGTGTTAAGCACGGCAGTGAACTGGAGGATGGGTCTAGTTTCATGGGCTCTGATGCCATGTCACTTTGTCGCCGGCCTTGTACAGGTCAGGTCAGCAAAAGGTTTTGCTACTGACACCTTTAAGTCTCATCGGAAGCTCATCTCACTCACTTCAGAGGCTGTTAGCAACATTCGCACAGTGGCGTCTTTTGTTCAGGAAGAAGAAATACTCAGGAAAGCAGATTTGGCATTGCAAGAACCGATGCGGATAAGCAGGATCGAGAGTATCAAGTATGGCGTAGTACAGGGGATTTCCCTCTGCTTGTGGCATATGACACATGCTATTGCATTGAGTTATACCATTGTGCTACTTGACAAGAGACTAGCAACATTTAAAGACTGTGTGCGATCATACCAAGCATTTGCAATGACAATATCTTCCATCACGGAGCTATGGTCTTTGATACCTATGGTACTGTCAGCCATTGCAATATTGGATCCTGCACTAGACATTCTCGACAGAGAAACGCAGATAGTGCCAGATGAACCAAAAGTGACCAGTGAAGACAGAATTGTAGGTAACGTTGAGTTTGAAGATGTAAGTTTCAGCTATCCCTCGAGACCAGAAGTGACCATACTAGATAGTTTGAGTCTATCTATTGAGTCAGGCCAAAGGGTCGCATTGGTCGGGCCAAGTGGTTCAGGAAAATCCACAGTGTTAGCTCTTCTGCTAAGATTCTATGATCCTTGCAACGGGCGAGTACTTGTCGATGGTAAGGACCTCAGAAGCTACAACCTGAAGTGCCTGAGAAAGCAGATAGGACTTGTTCAGCAAGAGCCAATCTTGTTCAACCTGTCTATAAGAGAGAACATCAGCTACGGGAATGAAGGTGCGTCGGAAACAGAAATAGTGGAGGCTGCAATGGAGGCAAACATCCATGAGTTCATAAGCAGCCTGTCAAAAGGGTATGACACGGTGGTAGGGGACAAAGGAAGCCAACTTTCTGGAGGTCAGAAGCAAAGGATAGCTGTGGCAAGAACTATACTGAAGAAGCCCGTCATACTGCTACTAGATGAGGCGA
It includes:
- the LOC127315714 gene encoding ABC transporter B family member 14-like; translated protein: MITLASSILQHYIYGVIGEKAMINLREALFSSVLRNELGWFEKPKNGVGSLTSHIVSDTSTVKTIISDRMAVIVQCISSILIATTVSMYVNWRMGLVSWAVMPCHFIGGLIQARSAKGFYGDAAIAHQELVSLASEAASNIRTVASFVYEDEIIKKAELSLQEPLRITKIESMKYGVIQGISLCLWNIAHAVALWYTTVLVQRKQATFENSIRSYQIFSLTVPSITELWTLIPMVMSAITILNPAFDMLDRETQIVPDEPKTTSENWIVGRTEFQHVSFNYPSRPEVTILDGFNLVIEPGQRVALVGPSGAGKSSVLALLLRFYDPHMGTVLIDNKNIRNYNLRWLRKQIGLVQQEPILFNSSIRDNISYGSEESSETEIIQAAMDANIHEFISGLPEGYDTVVGDKGGQLSGGQKQRIAIARTVLKRPAILLLDEATSALDGESERVVMSSLGAKEWKNRDEQSSKITSITVAHRLSTVINTDVIVVMEKGKVVELGDHQTLISADDGVYSRLFHLQSNMKD
- the LOC127315715 gene encoding ABC transporter B family member 14, giving the protein MRSFIKCMDKQDKLSKKEAMTKGLVYIGAVAVTARSATAGETIAAVINILSAAIYISNAAPDLQAFSQAKAAGKEVFKVIKRKPAISYESDGIILDKVTGDIEIREVEFTYPSREENPILQGFSLTIPAGKVVALVGSSGCGKSTVISLVQRFYDPISGDIIIDGQNIKELDLKSLRRNIGSVSQEPALFSGTIMDNLRIGKMDATDEEITEAAKTANVHSFISKLPNQYSTEVGERGVQLSGGQKQRIAIARAILKDPPILLLDEATSALDSESEKLVQDALDRAMQGRTVILIAHRMSTIINADKIVVVENGRVAQSGTHEELLEKSTFYLSVCNMQNLEKKSSKSEERFTDQGAEQDTETYKEHSFTAHEQEKKPEPTTKQPKQGVRKRTSAFNRIFLGTMKLVPQKVLLGSTAAAISGISRPLFAFYIMTVGIAYLDPDAKRMVSKYSIILFLIGMSTFFSNIFQHYIYGLVGEKAMNNLREALFSVVLRNEIGWFEESKNSVGFLTSRVVSDTSMIKTIISDRMAVIVQCISSILVATVLSTAVNWRMGLVSWALMPCHFVAGLVQVRSAKGFATDTFKSHRKLISLTSEAVSNIRTVASFVQEEEILRKADLALQEPMRISRIESIKYGVVQGISLCLWHMTHAIALSYTIVLLDKRLATFKDCVRSYQAFAMTISSITELWSLIPMVLSAIAILDPALDILDRETQIVPDEPKVTSEDRIVGNVEFEDVSFSYPSRPEVTILDSLSLSIESGQRVALVGPSGSGKSTVLALLLRFYDPCNGRVLVDGKDLRSYNLKCLRKQIGLVQQEPILFNLSIRENISYGNEGASETEIVEAAMEANIHEFISSLSKGYDTVVGDKGSQLSGGQKQRIAVARTILKKPVILLLDEATSALDGESERVVMDTLGAKGWKSKGELSSKMTSITIAHRLSTVTNTDVIVVMDKGEVVETGSHATLLAASNGIYARLYSMQIKGVKD